A region of Dehalococcoidia bacterium DNA encodes the following proteins:
- a CDS encoding LLM class flavin-dependent oxidoreductase, which yields MKFGLGPYWLGGTDHHRRFREMVQQALLAQECAFDSVWLGEAHFTGQGCCPHPFVPAAALAVQADALRIGVLCHLSLVHPAYVAEDAVTVDNISNGRLLMALALPWRPQEAEGYGLDPTEALARFWEGVEVLRHGWAPQPFAFQGQHYRIPARLPANRPTGDAISLTPKPAQVTIPLWVASQDGLVVEAARRRMPILGLPWQGLDELAYLFQVYKGALGDVPPDHIYALARIVWVERTSAGARRSLEEALPGLAEVWQEMLGVAAKDVGHLREAAICGDVDECIAQVRRYQEALGINYLVCYMALPGLPHRRVLQAIELWGKAVISEFRMAHFPAQIRQRFLEDAYGWRRELWPRFEEVSEP from the coding sequence ATGAAGTTCGGCCTGGGGCCCTATTGGCTTGGAGGAACGGACCATCACCGGCGGTTCCGGGAGATGGTGCAACAGGCCCTTCTCGCCCAGGAGTGCGCCTTTGACTCCGTATGGCTCGGTGAGGCCCACTTCACGGGCCAAGGTTGCTGTCCTCATCCCTTCGTGCCTGCTGCCGCCCTCGCCGTCCAGGCCGACGCCCTGCGTATCGGCGTTCTTTGCCATCTCTCCCTAGTGCATCCTGCCTATGTGGCGGAGGACGCTGTGACAGTGGACAACATCAGCAACGGACGTCTTCTCATGGCCTTGGCCTTGCCCTGGCGACCACAGGAGGCCGAGGGATACGGGCTAGACCCCACCGAGGCCCTCGCGCGCTTCTGGGAGGGGGTGGAGGTGCTCCGACACGGCTGGGCGCCACAGCCCTTCGCCTTCCAAGGACAGCACTACCGCATACCGGCTAGACTCCCAGCCAACCGCCCGACTGGGGATGCCATCTCCCTCACCCCCAAGCCAGCCCAGGTAACCATACCCCTTTGGGTGGCGTCCCAAGATGGGCTGGTGGTGGAGGCAGCCCGTCGCCGCATGCCCATCTTGGGCCTCCCTTGGCAGGGCCTCGATGAGCTGGCCTATCTTTTCCAGGTGTACAAAGGGGCCTTGGGGGATGTGCCACCTGACCACATATATGCTTTGGCACGCATCGTTTGGGTCGAGAGGACGTCCGCAGGGGCCAGAAGGTCCCTGGAGGAGGCTTTGCCAGGACTGGCTGAAGTATGGCAGGAGATGTTGGGCGTCGCCGCAAAGGATGTGGGCCATCTGCGAGAGGCGGCCATATGTGGCGATGTAGATGAGTGCATCGCCCAAGTGCGGCGTTACCAAGAGGCCTTGGGCATTAACTATCTTGTCTGTTACATGGCGCTGCCTGGGCTCCCTCACCGACGCGTCCTCCAAGCCATCGAGCTGTGGGGCAAGGCCGTCATCTCCGAGTTCCGCATGGCCCACTTCCCGGCCCAGATCCGTCAGCGGTTCCTGGAGGATGCTTACGGCTGGAGGAGGGAGCTTTGGCCCCGCTTCGAGGAGGTGTCGGAGCCTTGA
- a CDS encoding CoA transferase: MEEALAGVRVLDLTQALAGPYATMLLADLGAEVIKIERPGSRRQIQGPFSYRGMDAYFIGVNRNKKSVALDLKHPRGREVFYDLVRVSDVVMDNFRPGVTKKLGVDYESLSAINPRIICTSITGYGSVGPYRHRPAYDLVVQAISGAISITGHPGQPPARNGVAVADQGAGFVAAAATIAALYRRQQTGRGQKVGTSLLEAMMYQLAYEIALYTISGIMPEPIGCKHQMVVPYNVYQGSDGRYFALAAPFLFRQVCEAIGRPELVEDERFNRPDRLLQNREALEEELSATFRTRPAHEWVRILQEADIPCGPVNNLQEAIDDPQVQATQMVVSVPHVLGGEVRLVGVPVQMSGTSHQRRHEFTSPPTLGQHTEEVLTQVLGYGRDRIEELRSQGVIG; the protein is encoded by the coding sequence ATGGAGGAGGCTCTAGCAGGTGTGCGCGTCCTGGACCTGACCCAGGCCCTGGCCGGACCCTATGCCACTATGCTCCTAGCTGACCTGGGGGCAGAGGTCATCAAGATAGAACGTCCTGGCTCCCGCCGTCAGATCCAAGGCCCCTTCTCCTATCGGGGGATGGACGCCTACTTCATCGGCGTCAACCGTAACAAGAAGAGCGTGGCCTTGGACCTGAAGCACCCACGGGGCCGTGAGGTGTTCTACGACCTGGTGCGGGTGAGCGATGTGGTCATGGACAACTTCCGGCCGGGCGTCACCAAAAAGCTAGGTGTGGATTATGAGAGCCTATCAGCCATCAACCCCCGCATCATCTGCACATCCATAACTGGCTATGGCAGCGTGGGGCCGTACCGTCATCGGCCCGCCTACGATCTGGTGGTGCAGGCCATAAGTGGGGCCATCTCCATCACTGGCCATCCTGGGCAACCGCCGGCTCGTAACGGGGTGGCGGTGGCCGATCAGGGGGCGGGGTTCGTGGCCGCCGCCGCCACCATCGCTGCCCTCTACCGTCGCCAGCAGACAGGCAGGGGCCAGAAGGTGGGGACGAGCCTGCTTGAGGCCATGATGTACCAGCTGGCCTATGAGATAGCCCTCTACACCATCTCCGGCATCATGCCCGAGCCCATAGGATGTAAGCACCAGATGGTGGTCCCTTACAACGTTTATCAGGGCTCCGATGGTCGTTATTTCGCCCTGGCCGCTCCCTTCCTCTTCCGCCAGGTGTGTGAGGCCATCGGCAGGCCGGAGCTGGTGGAGGACGAGCGGTTTAACCGCCCCGATCGGCTCTTGCAGAACCGGGAGGCCCTGGAAGAGGAGCTGTCGGCCACCTTTCGCACCCGCCCCGCCCATGAGTGGGTGCGCATCCTGCAGGAGGCGGACATCCCTTGCGGCCCCGTCAACAACCTGCAAGAGGCCATCGATGACCCGCAGGTGCAGGCGACGCAGATGGTGGTCTCCGTGCCGCACGTCTTGGGTGGGGAGGTAAGGCTGGTTGGGGTGCCGGTGCAGATGTCCGGCACTTCCCACCAGAGGCGACATGAGTTCACATCTCCCCCAACTCTGGGCCAGCACACGGAGGAGGTACTGACCCAGGTGCTAGGATACGGGCGGGATCGCATCGAGGAGCTGCGGTCCCAGGGGGTGATAGGGTGA
- a CDS encoding cobalamin B12-binding domain-containing protein translates to MSQKRPIRVLIAKPGLDGHDRGAKVVALGLRDAGFEVIYSGIRRSPEEIAEEALQEDVDVVGLSCLSGAHKALFPRVIEELRKRGLHHVLVIGGGVIPKEDIPYLKEKGIAEVFLPGTLISQIAEFIRAHVPQTAPSQAQEEG, encoded by the coding sequence GTGTCCCAAAAGCGGCCTATCCGCGTCCTCATCGCCAAGCCCGGCCTGGACGGCCACGACCGGGGGGCCAAGGTGGTGGCTTTAGGGCTGCGTGACGCCGGCTTCGAGGTAATATACTCCGGCATCCGCCGCTCACCGGAGGAGATAGCGGAGGAGGCCTTGCAAGAGGACGTGGACGTGGTGGGCCTCTCCTGTCTTTCCGGGGCCCACAAGGCCCTCTTCCCCCGCGTGATAGAGGAGCTGCGTAAGCGCGGCCTCCACCACGTGTTGGTCATCGGGGGCGGCGTCATCCCCAAAGAGGACATCCCGTACCTGAAGGAGAAAGGTATAGCCGAGGTGTTCCTCCCCGGAACCCTCATTAGCCAGATAGCTGAGTTCATCCGCGCCCATGTCCCCCAGACTGCCCCTTCTCAAGCCCAGGAGGAAGGCTGA
- a CDS encoding methylmalonyl-CoA mutase family protein, with translation MCEWDERDELERERQRWEETTLRRNLERLGLERSPVRLYTPLDVKPKRYMERLGFPGEYPFTRGTYAVPLMATAYGGDAMGVRPTAGVYAGYGTAEDTRDLWRQERRRGANVAFDLPTQCGYDSDHPMAEGEVGRVGVAIDTLADFETLYEAFDGITTLDRMASNFTINAPCNIILAMYFALAEKKGVPWSKLRGTPQNDILKEFAARGTYIFPPRPSMRMIRDTITFCHKYAPEMNVISICGYHMREAGATEVQASGFTFAHAIAYVQLGVDAGLDVDEFIPRFTFLDFGGGMDFWREIARARANRRIWARIMRERFGAKNPRSWIMRGGDSIFVGPSCYTLQRPLNNLIRGVIGGIASYLATGFGTGGVPWDEPLGLGHSYEARQLTLDATRIMRFEAKLGEVVDPLAGSYFVEALTDQVEEEIWDVIRKVDEIGGAVEAIETGYTLREIARSAYEQQRQLETGERVIVGVNKFTGENEIEVIPPRLVPHPYDPKRLETAEERQKAKLKKIKEERDQARVNMALKAIREAAKNEKENLIPYFIDAVKAYCTIGEICDVLRDVFGVWEPKGVI, from the coding sequence ATGTGTGAGTGGGACGAGAGGGATGAGCTGGAGAGGGAGCGCCAGCGCTGGGAGGAGACCACCCTCCGGCGCAACCTAGAGCGGCTGGGGCTGGAGAGGTCGCCTGTCCGCCTTTACACCCCCCTGGACGTGAAGCCCAAGCGGTACATGGAGCGTTTGGGCTTTCCCGGCGAGTATCCCTTCACGCGGGGCACCTATGCCGTGCCCCTCATGGCCACCGCATATGGGGGGGATGCCATGGGCGTCCGTCCCACGGCGGGCGTATATGCCGGCTACGGCACCGCCGAGGACACCCGTGATTTGTGGCGACAGGAGCGGCGGCGGGGGGCCAACGTGGCCTTCGACCTCCCTACCCAGTGCGGCTACGACTCCGACCACCCCATGGCCGAGGGGGAGGTGGGGCGGGTGGGGGTGGCCATCGATACCTTGGCCGACTTCGAGACCTTATACGAGGCCTTCGATGGCATCACCACCCTGGATCGTATGGCCTCCAACTTCACCATTAACGCCCCTTGCAACATCATCCTGGCCATGTACTTCGCCCTGGCCGAGAAGAAGGGTGTGCCCTGGAGTAAGCTGCGCGGCACCCCCCAGAACGATATCCTTAAGGAGTTCGCTGCCCGCGGCACCTACATCTTCCCCCCAAGGCCTTCCATGCGCATGATCCGCGACACCATTACCTTCTGCCACAAGTACGCCCCGGAGATGAACGTCATCAGCATCTGCGGCTACCACATGCGGGAGGCAGGGGCAACGGAGGTCCAGGCCTCAGGTTTCACCTTCGCCCACGCCATAGCCTATGTGCAGCTGGGGGTGGATGCTGGCCTGGATGTGGACGAGTTCATACCCCGCTTCACCTTCCTGGACTTCGGCGGGGGTATGGACTTCTGGCGGGAGATCGCCCGTGCCCGTGCCAACCGCCGCATCTGGGCCCGTATCATGAGGGAGCGGTTTGGGGCCAAGAACCCCCGCTCCTGGATCATGCGGGGGGGAGACTCCATCTTTGTGGGCCCCAGCTGCTATACCCTCCAGCGGCCCCTCAACAACCTCATCCGTGGTGTCATCGGTGGCATCGCCAGCTATCTGGCCACCGGGTTCGGTACCGGCGGCGTGCCCTGGGACGAGCCCCTGGGCCTGGGCCACAGCTATGAGGCGCGCCAGCTCACCCTAGATGCCACCCGCATCATGCGGTTCGAGGCTAAGTTGGGAGAGGTGGTAGACCCCCTGGCCGGTTCCTACTTCGTGGAGGCCCTCACCGATCAGGTGGAGGAAGAAATCTGGGACGTCATCCGCAAGGTGGATGAGATAGGGGGGGCGGTGGAGGCCATCGAGACGGGCTACACCCTGCGGGAGATCGCCCGCAGCGCCTATGAGCAGCAGCGGCAGCTGGAGACAGGGGAGCGGGTTATCGTGGGGGTCAACAAGTTCACGGGCGAGAACGAGATAGAGGTGATACCTCCACGCCTGGTGCCCCACCCCTACGACCCTAAGCGGCTGGAGACGGCCGAGGAGCGGCAGAAGGCCAAGCTCAAGAAGATAAAGGAGGAGCGGGACCAGGCCCGCGTCAACATGGCCCTTAAGGCCATCCGCGAGGCGGCCAAGAACGAGAAGGAGAACCTCATCCCCTACTTCATCGATGCCGTTAAGGCCTACTGCACCATCGGCGAGATCTGCGATGTGCTCCGCGACGTTTTCGGCGTCTGGGAGCCCAAGGGGGTGATCTGA
- a CDS encoding acetyl-CoA hydrolase/transferase C-terminal domain-containing protein → MSWQERYADKVCTAQEAVELVQDGDLVVFALGAGGEPLNLGFALAQRMGQLRDVVVFHAVPNAPYPWFQGGGFEVRCSYVGPFDRPFAQERKVDLVPWSYGTQLRQEEGERWGAYTRPDVFLVKVSPPDEEGWCSFGHSVWYSPTCARNARTVIAEVDPSFIRTYGDNRVHVSRIARLVPVEPLDLRRVQFPPVAEEEARAAEVIGAYTSELVRDGDTIQVGVGLASQAVLEFLEGKHDLGVHSELIFTQMVELVQKGVITGARKGIHQGKVVGTCFVLWPGTERQRQAAAFMHENPTFELYDIGYIAHVRTIMAHDNFVAINSALAVDLTGQVCIDYLGPQPYSGTGGALDFCVGANFSRCGRSIHCLLSTAQGGQISRIVPQFPEGTVVSIPRNYVDIVVTEYGVARLQGKSVRQRAQELIAIAHPDFRPELRKAAQKLFWP, encoded by the coding sequence TTGAGCTGGCAGGAGCGCTACGCTGACAAGGTGTGCACGGCCCAGGAGGCGGTGGAGCTGGTACAGGATGGGGACCTGGTAGTCTTCGCTTTGGGGGCGGGAGGCGAGCCTCTCAACCTAGGATTCGCCCTGGCCCAGCGCATGGGCCAGCTGCGGGATGTGGTGGTCTTTCACGCCGTGCCCAATGCCCCCTACCCCTGGTTTCAAGGGGGCGGTTTTGAGGTGCGATGCAGCTATGTAGGTCCCTTCGACCGCCCCTTTGCCCAGGAGCGCAAGGTAGACTTGGTGCCCTGGTCCTATGGCACCCAGTTGCGCCAGGAAGAGGGCGAGCGGTGGGGGGCCTATACCCGCCCCGACGTCTTCCTGGTGAAGGTCTCCCCACCCGATGAAGAAGGGTGGTGCAGCTTCGGCCACAGCGTATGGTACTCCCCCACCTGTGCGCGCAACGCCCGCACCGTCATCGCCGAGGTGGATCCATCCTTCATACGCACCTATGGCGACAACCGCGTCCACGTCTCGCGCATCGCCCGCCTAGTGCCGGTGGAGCCCTTGGACTTGCGGCGCGTCCAGTTCCCGCCCGTGGCCGAGGAGGAGGCGCGGGCGGCGGAGGTCATCGGCGCCTATACGTCGGAGCTGGTGCGGGACGGCGATACCATCCAGGTGGGGGTGGGGTTGGCCTCCCAGGCCGTCCTGGAGTTCCTAGAGGGGAAGCACGACCTGGGTGTCCACAGCGAGCTTATCTTCACCCAGATGGTGGAGCTGGTGCAGAAGGGGGTCATCACCGGCGCCCGCAAGGGCATCCACCAGGGCAAGGTGGTGGGCACCTGCTTCGTCCTATGGCCGGGGACGGAGCGCCAGAGGCAGGCTGCTGCCTTCATGCATGAGAATCCCACCTTTGAGCTGTACGACATCGGTTACATCGCCCACGTCAGGACCATCATGGCCCACGATAACTTTGTGGCCATCAACAGCGCCCTGGCCGTGGACCTCACGGGCCAGGTATGCATCGATTACTTGGGGCCCCAGCCCTACAGCGGCACCGGTGGAGCCCTTGACTTCTGTGTGGGGGCCAACTTCAGCCGCTGTGGCCGAAGCATCCACTGCCTGCTTTCCACCGCTCAGGGGGGGCAGATATCTCGCATTGTCCCCCAGTTCCCCGAGGGCACTGTGGTGAGCATCCCCCGCAACTATGTGGACATAGTGGTCACTGAGTATGGTGTGGCCCGCCTTCAGGGGAAGAGCGTGCGGCAGCGGGCCCAGGAGCTCATCGCCATTGCCCATCCCGACTTCCGCCCGGAGCTTAGGAAGGCGGCCCAGAAGCTCTTCTGGCCATGA
- a CDS encoding radical SAM protein: MSEGGDYVFRYPLVTGGRDPVYHDPLVEMIRVLLESLLDVVVLTYGGKEVKADGFRLLARPEEEFRIFGPRPSLDGQERPNLQSVRNAALYEPRIVLIERALAAILSVVELEGEEGPVSVSGFRLRDPRHWLMPSAGDPLEVFGYAATRCNVDCSFCYLKGDPPDLALVSPRRKAADELAEMMTRLRYFDPEAGRALFPAWGEIREALVHPHILTVLKALRQKTLRPFRIYTSGRALTREMVKELAALGPLYIYLSLHSASPDRLSRLVHRARPEVQLAAPRLLQEYGIPYAIALVPWPQDGLAPMLEDLQETISHFDQYQPHLFQVHLPGYTRYYSSVPLFDHEEVWGAIVTMVRKLRQEVRSPIVAMPTMYEETRFEGVRNQARIIGLVPNSPAQRAGLSPGDLIVAVGAAAVRNRPQARDLLALARAHGKPFPMVVRRGEKDLVVTIDPQDHGYPYDPHVDRHLGVITMGMGFRTRYVEALRDLIQERGARHVLFLSSRLVRPYFEDALREVGLIDATMVRLDIEVPENRYFGGNIILGDLLVVQDFIDHIRDYLARGNPRPDLVVIPSTPFGLGAWRRDLTGRPYMDIERATGVPVALLECERIYE, encoded by the coding sequence GTGAGCGAGGGGGGTGACTACGTCTTCCGCTATCCCTTGGTCACCGGCGGGCGTGATCCTGTCTACCATGACCCCCTTGTGGAGATGATCCGCGTCTTGCTGGAGTCCCTCCTCGATGTAGTGGTCCTCACTTACGGGGGGAAGGAGGTGAAGGCAGACGGGTTCCGTCTCCTGGCCCGCCCCGAGGAGGAGTTTCGCATCTTCGGCCCGCGCCCCAGCCTAGATGGCCAGGAGCGCCCCAATCTGCAGAGCGTCCGCAACGCCGCCCTCTACGAGCCGCGCATCGTCCTCATCGAGCGGGCCCTGGCGGCCATCCTCTCGGTGGTAGAGCTGGAGGGGGAGGAGGGGCCGGTGTCCGTCTCTGGCTTCCGCCTGCGTGACCCTCGCCACTGGCTCATGCCCTCCGCTGGCGACCCCCTGGAGGTCTTCGGCTATGCCGCCACTAGGTGCAACGTGGACTGCTCCTTCTGCTATCTGAAGGGGGACCCGCCGGACCTGGCGCTGGTGAGCCCTCGGCGCAAAGCCGCCGACGAGCTAGCCGAGATGATGACCCGCTTGCGCTACTTCGACCCTGAGGCTGGCCGCGCCCTCTTCCCCGCCTGGGGGGAGATCAGGGAGGCCTTGGTTCACCCCCATATCCTCACCGTTCTCAAGGCGTTACGCCAGAAGACCCTTCGGCCCTTCCGCATCTATACGTCGGGGCGGGCCCTCACCAGGGAGATGGTGAAGGAGCTGGCCGCCCTTGGCCCCCTTTACATCTACCTCTCCCTTCACTCCGCTAGCCCCGATAGGCTTTCGCGCCTAGTGCACAGGGCGCGCCCTGAAGTGCAGCTGGCCGCCCCCCGTCTCCTGCAGGAATACGGCATCCCCTATGCCATAGCCCTGGTGCCCTGGCCCCAGGACGGCCTTGCCCCCATGCTGGAGGACCTGCAAGAGACCATCTCTCACTTCGACCAATACCAACCTCATTTGTTCCAGGTGCACCTACCGGGATACACTCGCTACTACTCTTCCGTCCCCCTCTTCGACCACGAGGAGGTGTGGGGGGCCATTGTGACCATGGTGCGGAAGTTGCGGCAAGAGGTCCGCTCCCCCATTGTGGCCATGCCCACCATGTACGAGGAGACGCGGTTCGAGGGTGTGCGCAACCAGGCCCGCATCATCGGCCTGGTGCCCAACTCCCCAGCTCAGCGCGCTGGCCTGTCCCCAGGGGACCTTATCGTAGCTGTGGGCGCCGCCGCTGTGCGCAACCGGCCCCAGGCCCGCGACCTGCTGGCCCTGGCCAGGGCCCATGGCAAGCCCTTCCCCATGGTCGTGCGAAGGGGAGAGAAAGACCTGGTGGTGACCATAGACCCCCAAGACCATGGTTATCCCTACGATCCCCATGTCGACCGCCATCTGGGCGTCATCACCATGGGGATGGGGTTCCGCACCCGCTATGTGGAGGCCCTACGCGACCTCATCCAGGAGCGGGGGGCCCGCCATGTCCTCTTCCTCTCCTCTCGGTTGGTGCGCCCGTATTTCGAGGACGCCCTGCGGGAGGTGGGCCTCATCGATGCCACAATGGTGCGTTTGGACATCGAGGTTCCCGAGAACCGCTACTTCGGGGGCAACATCATCCTAGGCGACCTGCTAGTGGTGCAGGACTTCATCGACCACATCCGCGACTACCTGGCGCGAGGTAACCCGCGGCCGGACCTGGTGGTCATCCCCTCCACCCCCTTCGGCCTGGGGGCATGGCGCCGCGACCTCACCGGCCGCCCATATATGGACATCGAGAGAGCCACGGGGGTCCCGGTGGCCCTACTGGAATGCGAGAGGATTTATGAGTAG
- a CDS encoding LLM class flavin-dependent oxidoreductase translates to MRLEAGLGLWGMQAFILHPRHHVKLYQEMVEEARWADELGFDALWLTEHHVWFDGYVPQLLTAVGAVAAATSRIRIGTSCLLLPMHDPLRVAEAAAMADIVSGGRLELGVAVGYRDLEFDTFGIARSQRASRMEEMLDILHLAWTKERFSYQGRHFQYKDVRLTPKPIQRPIPIWMGGWAPAVVRRAGRRRLHLMGARPQDWHHYEEAARQAGHDPQGIKMTVGGDVWVAEDEEEAKAFIRPLAKYLYYDQLGGWGFFADPVLGQPIAFDRPDLLKGIADAMAEGAMAGRPETVREQLRQRLQQCPPGVIPHLFMRIRFDTAPRDKMRRCMELLAREVISPLREEWESRP, encoded by the coding sequence ATGAGGCTAGAGGCGGGACTGGGCCTATGGGGCATGCAGGCTTTCATCCTCCACCCCCGTCATCACGTGAAGCTATACCAGGAGATGGTGGAGGAGGCGAGGTGGGCAGATGAGCTAGGATTCGATGCCCTCTGGCTCACCGAGCACCACGTCTGGTTCGACGGCTACGTCCCGCAGCTCCTGACGGCTGTGGGGGCCGTGGCCGCGGCCACCTCCCGCATCCGCATTGGCACCTCTTGCCTACTCTTGCCCATGCACGACCCCTTGCGGGTGGCGGAAGCGGCGGCCATGGCTGACATCGTCTCCGGTGGCCGGCTGGAGCTAGGGGTGGCCGTGGGCTATCGGGACTTGGAGTTCGACACCTTCGGCATCGCCCGCAGCCAGAGGGCCAGCCGCATGGAGGAGATGCTGGACATCCTCCATCTGGCCTGGACGAAGGAGCGGTTCTCCTATCAGGGGCGTCACTTCCAGTACAAGGACGTGCGCCTCACCCCTAAGCCCATTCAGCGCCCCATCCCCATCTGGATGGGGGGGTGGGCCCCGGCAGTGGTGCGGCGGGCAGGGAGGCGGCGCCTGCACCTCATGGGGGCCCGCCCTCAGGACTGGCACCACTATGAGGAGGCGGCCCGTCAGGCCGGCCACGATCCCCAAGGCATCAAGATGACAGTGGGCGGCGATGTCTGGGTGGCGGAGGACGAGGAGGAGGCCAAGGCCTTTATCCGGCCCCTCGCCAAGTACCTCTACTACGACCAGCTGGGGGGATGGGGATTCTTCGCCGACCCCGTCTTGGGGCAGCCCATCGCCTTCGACCGCCCAGACCTGCTGAAGGGCATCGCCGATGCCATGGCAGAAGGGGCCATGGCCGGCCGCCCCGAGACAGTGCGGGAGCAGCTGCGGCAGCGCCTCCAGCAATGTCCCCCAGGGGTGATCCCTCACCTATTTATGCGCATCCGGTTCGACACCGCCCCCCGGGACAAGATGCGCCGCTGCATGGAGCTGTTGGCCAGAGAGGTCATCTCGCCCCTGCGGGAGGAATGGGAGAGTAGGCCATGA
- a CDS encoding amidohydrolase family protein: MKAIDVHLHVGARGQTVEAEAETAQLYRRNDVLGLPIAWDEETRTGAPPISNDFVAQVVRAYNDVFPTGWACVDPWKGKAALREVERAVRELGLIGVKFQAAAQQFFANDRRFYPLWDLCQSLGCPVLFHTGTTAYGAGAPGGGGIKLKYTRPIPYLDDVAADFPRLTIIAAHPSWPWQEEMLAVALHKSNVYLEISGWSPKYFPDSLKREIRGRLQDRVMFGSDHPFIPLERWLRDFEQEGYPQEVVEKVLYKNALRILRLSLQEGKEA; this comes from the coding sequence ATGAAGGCCATCGATGTCCATCTCCACGTGGGGGCCCGCGGCCAGACGGTGGAGGCAGAGGCGGAGACAGCCCAGCTCTATCGTCGCAACGACGTCTTGGGCCTGCCCATCGCCTGGGACGAGGAGACCCGCACCGGCGCCCCACCCATCAGCAACGACTTCGTGGCCCAGGTGGTGCGCGCCTATAACGATGTGTTCCCCACCGGTTGGGCCTGCGTCGACCCCTGGAAGGGGAAGGCGGCCCTGCGGGAGGTGGAGAGGGCGGTGAGGGAGCTGGGGCTTATCGGCGTTAAGTTCCAGGCCGCCGCCCAGCAGTTCTTCGCCAACGACCGTCGCTTCTACCCCCTCTGGGACCTCTGCCAGAGCCTGGGATGCCCCGTCCTCTTCCACACAGGCACCACTGCCTATGGGGCGGGAGCGCCCGGTGGGGGAGGTATCAAGCTCAAGTACACGCGCCCGATCCCCTATCTAGACGATGTGGCGGCCGATTTCCCCCGCCTCACCATCATCGCCGCCCATCCCTCCTGGCCATGGCAGGAGGAGATGCTGGCTGTGGCCTTGCACAAGTCCAACGTCTACCTCGAGATCTCCGGGTGGTCGCCCAAGTACTTCCCCGATTCCCTGAAGCGGGAGATAAGAGGCCGTCTCCAGGACAGGGTCATGTTCGGCTCCGATCACCCCTTCATCCCCTTGGAGCGATGGCTGCGGGACTTCGAGCAAGAGGGATACCCGCAGGAGGTGGTGGAGAAGGTCCTTTATAAAAACGCCCTACGCATCCTGAGGTTGTCACTGCAGGAGGGGAAAGAGGCATGA
- a CDS encoding enoyl-CoA hydratase-related protein has protein sequence MREELEEERRGRVAILTINRPHRLNALSPELLTAMGDKLRQWAQEGEVRAVVIRGAGGKAFSAGYDIGRIGQTRGDPLRYGLEAVQEFPYPVIAAIRGFAIGAGLHLAVACDLRIASPSARFSMPPVRLGIVYPIDGYEMFVRTIGPAAAKALFLTGRQFTAQEALQMGLVHRVEPEESLEEEVMALAQELAEECAPLAVQATKFIINRLALGPLSPEDVARARQLMVQAFQSEDAREAQAAFAEKRKPRFSGR, from the coding sequence ATGAGGGAGGAGTTGGAGGAAGAGCGAAGGGGACGGGTGGCCATCCTCACCATCAACCGGCCCCACCGTCTCAACGCCCTCAGCCCGGAGCTGCTCACCGCCATGGGGGACAAGCTCCGGCAGTGGGCCCAGGAGGGGGAGGTGCGGGCGGTGGTCATCAGGGGTGCGGGGGGCAAGGCCTTCTCCGCCGGCTACGACATCGGGCGCATTGGTCAGACGCGGGGCGACCCTCTGCGCTATGGGCTGGAGGCGGTGCAGGAGTTCCCCTATCCCGTCATCGCTGCCATAAGGGGGTTTGCCATCGGGGCTGGGCTGCACTTGGCCGTGGCCTGCGACCTGCGCATCGCCTCTCCCAGTGCCCGCTTCAGCATGCCCCCGGTGCGCCTAGGCATCGTCTACCCCATCGATGGTTATGAGATGTTCGTACGTACCATAGGGCCGGCGGCGGCCAAAGCCCTGTTCCTGACAGGGCGCCAGTTCACCGCCCAGGAGGCCCTGCAGATGGGGCTCGTCCACCGGGTGGAGCCTGAGGAGTCGCTGGAGGAGGAGGTGATGGCCCTGGCCCAGGAGTTGGCCGAGGAGTGCGCTCCCCTGGCTGTGCAGGCCACTAAGTTCATCATCAACCGTCTGGCCTTGGGGCCCCTCTCGCCGGAGGATGTGGCCCGTGCCCGTCAGTTGATGGTACAGGCCTTCCAAAGCGAAGATGCCCGCGAGGCCCAGGCCGCCTTCGCCGAAAAGCGCAAGCCCCGGTTCAGCGGGAGGTAG